The following proteins are encoded in a genomic region of Pseudomonas sp. Os17:
- a CDS encoding DUF1501 domain-containing protein, with amino-acid sequence MNRRQLLIAAAAAAALPGLSFSARLFAAPAAAPRTLLVFLRGGYDCNNLLVPYSSDFYYESRPSLAIARPDAHNPQSAIALDSHWGLNPVLRDSLYPLWQRKEMAFVPFAGTDDLSRSHFATQDSIEAGQPSQPRRRYDSGFLARLVRQVPDSAPMAFTDALPLSFQGGRDIPNLSLRSAGKAPFDARQANILSSMYQHTPYAAAASDGLALRQKVSQELQQEMLAANRGAANAQSFATQTRRMASLMREQYRLGFVDVGGWDTHVNQGSTQGPLANNLANLGQGLAAYAEAMGEHWKNSLVIVVSEFGRTFRENGAKGTDHGHGTVYWVLGGAVRGGRLAGEQVAVNARGLLQDRDYPVLNNYRDLLGGLLATTWGLTGAQVQEVFPNSRPNALGLV; translated from the coding sequence ATGAATCGTCGCCAACTGCTGATTGCCGCGGCCGCCGCAGCCGCCCTGCCCGGCCTGTCGTTTTCCGCCCGGCTGTTCGCCGCACCGGCCGCCGCGCCGCGAACCCTGCTGGTGTTCCTGCGCGGCGGTTACGACTGCAACAACCTGCTGGTGCCCTACAGCAGCGACTTCTACTACGAGTCGCGCCCAAGCCTGGCAATCGCCCGCCCCGATGCGCACAACCCGCAAAGCGCCATCGCCCTGGACAGCCACTGGGGCCTGAACCCGGTGCTGCGGGACTCGCTGTACCCGCTGTGGCAGCGCAAGGAAATGGCCTTCGTGCCCTTCGCCGGCACCGACGACCTGTCCCGCAGCCACTTCGCAACCCAGGACAGCATCGAGGCCGGACAGCCGAGCCAGCCACGCCGGCGCTACGACTCGGGCTTTCTCGCGCGCCTGGTCCGGCAAGTGCCCGACAGCGCGCCGATGGCTTTCACCGATGCCCTGCCCCTGAGCTTCCAGGGTGGCCGGGACATTCCCAACCTGTCCCTGCGCAGTGCCGGCAAGGCGCCCTTCGATGCGCGCCAGGCAAACATTCTGTCGTCCATGTACCAGCACACGCCCTACGCCGCGGCGGCCAGCGACGGCCTGGCCTTGCGCCAGAAAGTCTCGCAGGAGCTGCAGCAAGAGATGCTCGCGGCCAATCGCGGGGCCGCCAATGCGCAGAGCTTCGCCACCCAGACCCGGCGTATGGCCAGCCTGATGCGCGAGCAATATCGCCTGGGTTTCGTCGATGTCGGCGGCTGGGATACCCACGTCAACCAGGGCAGTACCCAGGGCCCGCTGGCCAACAACCTGGCCAACCTCGGGCAAGGGCTGGCGGCCTATGCCGAGGCCATGGGCGAGCACTGGAAGAACAGCCTGGTGATCGTGGTATCCGAATTCGGCCGAACCTTTCGCGAGAATGGCGCCAAGGGCACCGATCACGGCCATGGCACGGTGTACTGGGTGCTCGGCGGCGCTGTACGCGGTGGGCGCCTGGCCGGGGAGCAAGTGGCGGTGAATGCTCGGGGCCTGCTGCAGGACCGCGACTACCCGGTGCTCAACAACTACCGCGATCTGCTCGGGGGCTTGCTGGCCACGACCTGGGGGCTGACGGGCGCCCAGGTGCAGGAAGTGTTCCCCAACTCGCGGCCAAATGCCCTGGGGCTGGTCTGA
- a CDS encoding DUF1800 domain-containing protein has product MPRPHTLHRCLYLWSALAVFLPLLAQAAEPQPPSAADIAWLRRDGFDLDTAQLQRLRHLGRDGLLEAQLQDRLREPLPAAIDALLRSYPALNDSTPALLQEFKRRQEQLKAMPDGDARNQARQDLRQRANQLAEQTQSAVLLQAIYGPNQLKEQLVLFWLNHFSLFQGKGQVRLLSADYVNEAIRPHALGRFKDLLLATLQSPAMLEYLDNSQNAKGRVNENYARELLELHSLGVAAGYSQEDVQQLALILTGAGLAPRDGREQHWPRSLQPLVVQQGLFQFNPRRHDFSDKRLLGHTIKGSGYDEITQAIDLITRQPACAQFISRKLAQYFVADEPPAALVTRMAKTFRDSDGDIAQVMRTLMQSPELLQSTGKKFKDPQQFVVSALRLTYDGKPVANPRPLLNWLNQMGQPVFGRITPDGWPLVASGWSSSGQMAKRFEIARAIGSGNNRLFTAEGSTVPGPGFPMITTPMYYQAIAPHLSGATRNALEQAVSPQEWNTFLLSSPDFNNR; this is encoded by the coding sequence ATGCCAAGGCCTCATACGCTGCATCGTTGCCTGTACCTGTGGAGCGCGCTGGCCGTGTTCCTGCCGCTCCTTGCCCAGGCCGCCGAGCCCCAGCCCCCCAGCGCCGCCGACATTGCCTGGCTCAGGCGCGACGGCTTCGATCTGGACACCGCGCAACTCCAGCGCCTGCGCCACCTGGGCCGCGACGGATTGCTCGAGGCGCAACTGCAGGATCGCCTGCGCGAGCCGTTGCCAGCGGCAATCGACGCCCTGCTGCGCAGCTACCCGGCCCTGAACGACTCGACCCCGGCCTTGCTGCAGGAGTTCAAGCGGCGCCAGGAACAGCTCAAGGCCATGCCCGACGGCGATGCCCGCAACCAGGCCAGGCAAGACCTTCGCCAGCGGGCCAACCAGCTCGCCGAGCAGACCCAGTCCGCAGTGCTGCTGCAAGCCATCTATGGCCCCAACCAACTCAAGGAACAACTGGTGCTGTTCTGGCTCAATCACTTCAGCCTGTTCCAGGGCAAGGGCCAGGTGCGACTGCTGAGCGCCGACTACGTGAACGAGGCGATTCGCCCCCATGCCCTGGGCCGGTTCAAGGACCTGCTGCTGGCCACCCTGCAAAGCCCGGCGATGCTCGAATACCTCGACAACAGCCAGAACGCCAAGGGCCGGGTCAACGAAAACTACGCCCGTGAGCTGCTGGAGCTGCACAGCCTGGGCGTGGCGGCCGGCTACAGCCAGGAGGACGTGCAGCAACTGGCACTGATCCTGACCGGAGCCGGATTGGCGCCCCGAGACGGTCGCGAACAACATTGGCCCCGGTCCTTGCAGCCGCTGGTGGTGCAACAGGGATTGTTCCAGTTCAACCCCAGGCGCCATGACTTCAGCGACAAGCGCCTGCTCGGCCACACCATCAAGGGCAGCGGCTACGACGAGATCACCCAGGCCATCGACCTCATCACCCGGCAACCGGCCTGCGCCCAGTTCATCTCGCGCAAGCTGGCCCAGTACTTCGTCGCCGACGAACCGCCGGCGGCCCTGGTGACCCGCATGGCCAAGACCTTCCGCGACAGCGACGGCGACATCGCCCAGGTCATGCGCACGCTGATGCAGTCGCCGGAGTTGCTGCAATCGACCGGCAAGAAATTCAAGGACCCACAGCAGTTCGTGGTGTCGGCGCTGCGCCTGACCTATGACGGCAAGCCTGTGGCCAACCCGCGGCCCCTGCTCAACTGGCTGAACCAGATGGGCCAGCCGGTGTTCGGCCGGATTACCCCCGACGGCTGGCCGCTGGTGGCCAGTGGCTGGTCAAGCTCCGGGCAGATGGCCAAACGCTTTGAAATCGCCCGGGCCATAGGTTCGGGCAACAACCGGCTGTTCACCGCCGAGGGCAGCACGGTTCCGGGGCCGGGTTTTCCGATGATCACCACCCCGATGTATTACCAGGCGATCGCGCCTCACCTCTCCGGCGCCACCCGCAACGCCCTGGAGCAGGCCGTCTCGCCCCAGGAATGGAACACCTTCCTGTTGTCCTCGCCGGACTTCAACAACCGCTGA